One stretch of Halobacillus litoralis DNA includes these proteins:
- a CDS encoding ABC transporter ATP-binding protein, with translation MSQEVIRVEDLTLHYEERQKPVLSCLNFSIEKGENMLILGPSGSGKSSLTHCLNGLYPRELDGSMEGEVHVKGQRTDAYPAGEMAQNVGVVFQDPETQFCMITVEDEVAFGLENLNTPYKSMVKKVDTALRSVGMEAYKTANISELSGGQKQKVALACILAMEAEVLILDEPTANLDPVARQEFIDLLKNLKEQRSFTLLVIEHKLEGWLDLLERVLIINEKGEIAHDGPLHDHLKTYARDIHEMGIQLHYATRTALEQEWTPPYPLHIREMPACASPENPPSESVGKVLLKAEDVHWKSILQNIHVTFHEGEWVAIVGENGSGKSSLSRILAGIQPPSKGTVSLHGRSLKKWKENEMRHEIGYVFQNPEHQFITDTVYEEVAFSLRHAGMKEAEWTRIVEETLKFCRLDGLEDQHPFLLSQGQKRRLSVATMIVEDQSMLFLDEPTFGQDEKSTSDLMSLLKEKHENGTTIVMITHDMELVDKYATRVLVMNEGELSFDGQPEELWARPDLADQNLELPPREQWKRAVLKREETAYVSS, from the coding sequence ATGAGTCAGGAAGTGATACGCGTCGAGGATCTCACCCTCCATTATGAGGAAAGGCAGAAACCAGTGCTGTCCTGTCTGAATTTTTCCATCGAAAAAGGAGAAAACATGCTGATCCTGGGTCCGAGTGGGTCGGGGAAAAGCTCACTCACCCACTGTTTGAACGGTCTCTACCCGAGGGAACTTGACGGTTCCATGGAGGGAGAAGTCCATGTGAAAGGACAGAGGACCGACGCCTACCCCGCCGGTGAAATGGCGCAGAATGTCGGCGTCGTTTTCCAAGATCCGGAGACGCAGTTCTGCATGATCACCGTTGAAGATGAAGTAGCCTTCGGGCTTGAAAACTTGAATACCCCTTATAAATCGATGGTAAAAAAAGTAGATACGGCTTTACGCTCAGTCGGGATGGAAGCTTACAAAACGGCGAACATCTCCGAGCTTTCCGGCGGTCAGAAGCAGAAAGTCGCTCTTGCCTGCATCCTTGCGATGGAGGCTGAAGTGCTGATTCTCGATGAACCGACAGCGAATTTGGATCCGGTGGCGAGGCAGGAATTCATCGATCTTTTGAAAAATTTGAAAGAGCAACGGTCTTTCACCCTGCTTGTCATCGAGCATAAGCTGGAAGGCTGGCTCGACTTGTTGGAACGGGTCCTCATCATCAATGAAAAGGGAGAGATCGCCCACGATGGTCCGCTTCACGACCACTTGAAAACCTACGCCCGGGACATTCATGAGATGGGCATCCAGCTTCATTACGCAACAAGGACAGCTCTGGAACAGGAATGGACGCCTCCCTACCCGCTTCACATCAGAGAAATGCCGGCCTGTGCTTCACCAGAAAACCCTCCATCAGAATCTGTTGGGAAAGTGTTGTTGAAAGCAGAGGATGTGCACTGGAAGTCGATTTTGCAAAACATCCATGTCACTTTTCATGAGGGGGAATGGGTGGCGATCGTCGGGGAAAACGGGAGCGGGAAATCTTCCTTATCGAGAATCCTTGCGGGCATCCAGCCTCCGAGCAAGGGGACGGTTTCCCTGCACGGCCGCTCCTTGAAGAAATGGAAAGAGAATGAAATGCGGCATGAGATCGGGTATGTCTTCCAGAACCCGGAACACCAGTTCATTACGGATACCGTCTATGAGGAAGTCGCCTTCAGTCTCCGGCATGCAGGAATGAAGGAAGCGGAATGGACCAGGATCGTCGAAGAAACACTGAAGTTCTGCCGGCTGGATGGATTGGAGGATCAGCATCCTTTCCTTCTCAGCCAGGGACAGAAACGGCGTTTGAGTGTCGCAACGATGATTGTCGAAGATCAGAGTATGCTTTTCCTTGATGAACCGACGTTCGGGCAGGATGAAAAGTCGACCTCAGATTTGATGTCGCTCTTGAAAGAAAAACATGAAAACGGGACGACGATCGTCATGATCACGCATGATATGGAGCTCGTGGACAAATACGCGACAAGAGTGCTGGTCATGAACGAAGGCGAACTCAGTTTCGATGGTCAGCCGGAAGAACTCTGGGCTCGTCCAGATTTGGCCGACCAAAACCTGGAACTGCCTCCGAGAGAACAATGGAAGCGAGCCGTTTTGAAGCGAGAGGAGACTGCGTATGTTTCTTCATGA
- a CDS encoding ECF transporter S component yields the protein MNSWKLKEIVVMSVLSVVFAVVYLAFLPVGKILVGFFGPIGYDLIFGIWFIVSIIAAYIIRKPGAAFLSETIAAAVEVLLGNAVGPMLLVSGMIQGLGAESAFAMTRYKRYDLFTLMLAGVMAAVFSFVWGYFLSGYAALSTGYVLAMFITRIISGAIISGVAGKALSDALAKTGVLSSFALGKEHRRKHAA from the coding sequence ATGAACAGCTGGAAACTGAAAGAAATCGTCGTCATGTCCGTCCTATCTGTCGTCTTTGCGGTCGTGTACTTGGCCTTCCTTCCGGTCGGGAAAATCCTCGTCGGCTTTTTCGGACCGATCGGCTATGATCTCATCTTTGGTATCTGGTTCATCGTATCGATCATCGCCGCTTACATCATCCGCAAACCCGGTGCTGCGTTTTTATCCGAAACGATTGCGGCCGCGGTCGAAGTACTGCTCGGCAATGCGGTCGGTCCGATGCTTCTTGTTTCAGGGATGATCCAGGGGCTCGGGGCAGAGTCTGCCTTCGCCATGACGAGGTACAAGCGTTATGACCTGTTCACCCTCATGCTTGCCGGGGTGATGGCTGCGGTGTTCAGCTTCGTCTGGGGTTACTTCCTTTCCGGCTACGCAGCACTCAGTACAGGGTACGTCCTCGCCATGTTCATCACCCGCATCATCAGCGGCGCCATCATCTCCGGTGTCGCAGGCAAAGCACTCAGTGACGCCCTAGCGAAGACAGGTGTCCTTTCAAGCTTCGCTCTCGGAAAAGAACACCGAAGGAAGCACGCGGCATGA
- a CDS encoding Ykof family thiamine-binding protein, with amino-acid sequence MENNCGTSRIAGCSFSVHPMSDNFVDYIKASLREVDSSKVWMKTDDVTTTVRGRMEHVFDVTEAILLHIAKTGVHVAFQGTFSIGCPGDSSGDVHMDESEEVLNKPQSKDIEQRIAAKFSLYPMGGGDYMDTIYRQIEAMKEKGVEVTPAHYSTRLDGDTRDIFTGLEDVFRETEASGSSHTVMTVTVSANSPSHKDEHS; translated from the coding sequence ATGGAAAACAACTGTGGAACTTCAAGAATCGCGGGGTGCTCTTTTTCCGTGCACCCGATGTCGGACAACTTCGTGGATTATATCAAAGCGAGCTTACGTGAGGTGGACAGCTCGAAAGTGTGGATGAAAACGGACGACGTCACAACGACGGTGCGCGGCCGGATGGAGCACGTCTTCGATGTCACCGAAGCGATTCTGTTACATATTGCGAAAACGGGCGTCCATGTCGCTTTTCAAGGGACTTTTTCCATCGGCTGTCCGGGAGATTCGTCCGGAGATGTCCATATGGATGAATCAGAGGAAGTATTGAACAAGCCACAATCCAAGGACATCGAACAGCGCATTGCGGCGAAGTTCTCCCTGTATCCGATGGGTGGCGGCGATTATATGGACACGATTTACCGTCAGATCGAAGCGATGAAAGAAAAAGGCGTCGAAGTCACTCCTGCCCACTATTCCACCCGCCTCGACGGGGATACGCGCGACATTTTCACAGGACTTGAGGATGTGTTCAGGGAGACGGAAGCGAGCGGATCTTCTCATACCGTGATGACCGTAACGGTCTCTGCCAACAGCCCTTCTCATAAGGATGAGCACTCATGA
- a CDS encoding DUF420 domain-containing protein, with protein MNKFNYVPWVVGLSIAINLIVVALLFLPNVDGDLGFNIKLLPLLNAVLNSFTFVFLTAALFMIIRKNVKWHKRFIFAAFTSTALFLVSYLTYHSMAESTSFGGEGIVAGIYYFILITHIVLAALIVPLALLTLFRGLAMKVDKHRKIARWTMPLWLYVSLTGVIVYLMISPYY; from the coding sequence ATGAATAAATTCAATTACGTCCCATGGGTCGTGGGGCTTTCCATCGCCATTAACCTTATCGTTGTGGCCTTATTGTTTTTACCGAATGTTGACGGGGATCTCGGGTTCAATATTAAACTCCTTCCCCTCCTGAATGCGGTCTTGAATTCCTTTACGTTCGTTTTCCTGACGGCGGCGCTGTTCATGATCATCAGAAAAAACGTGAAATGGCACAAGCGTTTCATTTTCGCTGCTTTCACGTCGACGGCTCTTTTCCTTGTTTCGTACCTGACGTACCATTCGATGGCGGAGTCGACATCGTTCGGCGGTGAAGGAATTGTTGCTGGGATCTACTATTTCATTTTGATCACCCATATCGTACTGGCTGCACTCATCGTGCCTCTTGCCCTGCTTACATTGTTCCGCGGGCTTGCGATGAAGGTCGACAAGCACCGGAAAATCGCACGATGGACGATGCCGTTATGGCTGTATGTCAGTCTTACCGGAGTCATCGTCTACTTGATGATTTCCCCTTATTATTGA
- a CDS encoding RDD family protein, with protein sequence MSERNLFLRFIGTGLELIVSGFLAILYTATQDTGRGFDPNPVFWKAFIIIHVALLIVIPLLAKGRTIGMLLTHLTIETNSGKPLNIMQIFIRVILGFGPVILTQGMWYWISFVTGLMDSKGRGWSEIISFTTIKWKEPPLE encoded by the coding sequence ATGTCTGAAAGAAACTTGTTCCTCAGATTCATAGGCACAGGCCTTGAACTTATCGTATCCGGCTTCCTCGCCATCCTCTACACAGCAACACAGGACACAGGCCGCGGATTCGATCCGAACCCCGTCTTTTGGAAAGCCTTCATCATCATCCATGTAGCCCTTCTCATTGTCATTCCGCTACTTGCGAAAGGGAGGACGATCGGCATGCTGTTGACGCACCTCACCATCGAAACGAATTCAGGCAAGCCGCTGAACATCATGCAGATTTTCATCCGTGTCATTCTGGGGTTCGGTCCGGTCATCCTTACCCAGGGAATGTGGTACTGGATTTCATTCGTCACCGGTTTGATGGATTCGAAAGGGAGAGGGTGGAGTGAGATCATCTCTTTTACGACGATCAAATGGAAAGAGCCTCCGTTGGAATAA
- a CDS encoding M67 family metallopeptidase, which yields MESIVKSPVSFEMDVNEIREVFRWMDRNDETLTGIYHSHPTAAPHPSVDDIRNAYYPNAAYFIVSFAYKEPVVKCFYIRDAKVIPLIIKPY from the coding sequence ATGGAGAGCATTGTAAAAAGCCCCGTTTCCTTTGAAATGGATGTTAACGAAATTAGAGAAGTGTTTAGGTGGATGGATCGTAATGATGAAACGTTGACAGGGATCTATCACTCTCATCCAACAGCAGCACCACATCCTTCCGTGGACGATATAAGGAACGCCTATTATCCAAATGCTGCTTATTTCATCGTATCCTTCGCTTATAAAGAACCTGTAGTCAAATGCTTTTATATTCGGGATGCTAAGGTGATCCCGCTAATCATAAAACCATATTAA
- a CDS encoding HYR domain-containing protein: MVNINFNFVGPQLQIFEVPDNVCRVTIQAIGARGGNTGPNEGGAGASLKGDFTVTPGEILSVLVGEAGMDTNASGAGGGGGSFVWRGSGYGALNNSSLLLAAGGGGGAGVRTPGKSGSIIADGLPGFNGGDDDGGEAGEGGTSLNGGPGGAGGGIGSGDGMMGGPGFGGGGGGAGGSNVDGGGGGGAGVSGFGGEGGDGGFFAFGRGGEGGQSIVNGGAGGPGGSGDDGAGGNGGFGGGAGGGGDGNSLDDGGGGGAGGFAGGGGGGGNGGGGGGAGSYNAGDNPENVIGVGTGNGLVVITFSAEPPTIQCPDNITVEKDSGECGAFVFYPDPIVQDDCPATFSCDPPSGSFFPIGTSVVECIAIDVFGNTSEPCTFEITVTDTEPPMITCPNDITDAVYEGAGGKVVFYPDPDVSDNCSTVTSVCTPASGSFFPVGTTVVTCTATDASGNTSTCTFTITVVELPVACIRTIKVYDWLVDFVSRDDRVEVPSDCQEVIDALPEASFPLAVTCTPPEVPGAFPLISNSESEEDAFCIISSNIERRTFNVGGTDVELAIIKAVFRVSSTVSITDANGNNVCTFTPTITLSKKLAVCLPEPLTRDNILCRITQVTCDENFLEDPPGGDLDLQLDITVCFEIQVEAEVKLGILEKLCQPRPNDIDISLNTVCPTFEFPRQCETVFPRPHVSPQRVQPSEMPPWQPLKEDPDGSSDGR; the protein is encoded by the coding sequence ATGGTTAATATTAATTTTAATTTTGTCGGTCCACAGCTTCAGATCTTTGAAGTTCCTGATAATGTGTGCAGGGTTACTATACAAGCAATCGGTGCAAGAGGTGGGAATACAGGTCCGAATGAAGGTGGAGCCGGAGCTTCCTTAAAGGGCGATTTTACTGTAACTCCAGGTGAGATACTGTCTGTATTGGTCGGAGAAGCAGGAATGGATACAAATGCATCTGGTGCTGGAGGAGGCGGTGGATCTTTTGTATGGCGAGGAAGTGGCTACGGTGCTTTAAATAACTCCAGTCTTCTTCTTGCTGCTGGAGGCGGAGGGGGTGCAGGAGTACGAACCCCAGGGAAGTCTGGCTCGATCATTGCGGATGGATTGCCAGGTTTTAATGGGGGAGATGATGATGGAGGAGAAGCTGGAGAAGGTGGTACCAGTCTTAACGGTGGTCCTGGTGGCGCTGGTGGCGGTATTGGTAGTGGCGACGGTATGATGGGTGGACCAGGCTTTGGAGGCGGAGGAGGCGGTGCCGGAGGATCGAATGTTGATGGTGGCGGAGGCGGAGGAGCTGGTGTCAGCGGTTTTGGAGGCGAAGGTGGAGATGGGGGATTCTTTGCGTTTGGTCGCGGAGGCGAAGGTGGCCAATCCATCGTAAATGGAGGAGCAGGAGGACCAGGCGGAAGCGGTGATGATGGTGCTGGAGGAAACGGTGGTTTTGGTGGCGGTGCAGGCGGTGGAGGAGATGGAAATAGTTTAGATGATGGTGGTGGCGGTGGTGCTGGAGGATTCGCAGGCGGCGGAGGCGGCGGAGGTAATGGCGGAGGCGGTGGTGGTGCCGGATCTTATAATGCCGGTGATAACCCAGAGAATGTAATCGGTGTCGGTACAGGAAATGGCTTGGTAGTCATCACGTTTTCGGCTGAGCCCCCAACCATCCAATGTCCAGATAATATCACCGTTGAAAAGGATTCTGGCGAGTGTGGAGCCTTTGTTTTTTACCCGGATCCAATCGTTCAGGATGACTGTCCTGCAACGTTCTCATGCGATCCTCCATCAGGAAGCTTCTTTCCAATAGGTACGTCGGTTGTGGAGTGTATCGCGATAGATGTGTTCGGAAATACAAGCGAGCCGTGTACGTTTGAGATAACTGTGACCGATACAGAACCACCTATGATCACTTGTCCCAATGATATTACAGATGCTGTCTATGAAGGGGCAGGTGGTAAGGTTGTCTTTTACCCGGATCCAGATGTCAGTGATAATTGTTCCACTGTTACATCTGTCTGTACGCCCGCATCGGGATCATTCTTCCCTGTAGGAACCACTGTGGTCACATGCACAGCGACAGACGCTTCTGGAAATACATCTACATGTACGTTTACCATAACTGTAGTAGAACTCCCAGTCGCTTGTATTCGAACTATAAAAGTGTATGACTGGCTCGTAGACTTCGTTTCCCGTGATGACAGAGTTGAAGTTCCAAGTGACTGTCAGGAGGTTATCGATGCCCTGCCAGAGGCCAGTTTTCCACTAGCTGTCACCTGTACGCCACCAGAAGTACCAGGAGCATTCCCTTTGATATCGAACTCGGAGTCTGAAGAAGATGCGTTTTGTATCATTTCTTCAAATATCGAGCGGAGGACATTCAATGTTGGAGGCACAGATGTCGAGCTTGCGATTATCAAAGCGGTATTTCGTGTGTCCTCAACCGTTTCCATAACTGATGCTAACGGAAATAACGTTTGTACTTTCACTCCCACAATCACGCTATCCAAGAAACTTGCTGTCTGTTTACCAGAACCTTTGACCAGGGATAACATTCTCTGCCGGATCACCCAGGTGACCTGTGATGAGAACTTCCTGGAGGATCCTCCAGGTGGAGACTTGGATTTGCAGCTGGATATTACCGTCTGTTTTGAAATTCAAGTCGAGGCAGAGGTGAAACTGGGCATCTTAGAAAAGCTATGTCAGCCGCGTCCAAATGATATTGATATCAGTTTGAATACAGTTTGTCCGACCTTTGAATTCCCAAGGCAATGTGAGACTGTGTTCCCAAGACCTCATGTAAGTCCACAACGTGTTCAACCTTCTGAAATGCCTCCGTGGCAACCTCTTAAAGAGGACCCAGACGGTTCTTCTGATGGAAGATAA